The segment gggtgcccagagaagctgtggctgccccatccctggcagtgctcaaggccaggttggacacaggggcttggagcagctgctccagtagaaggggtccctgcccgtggcaggggctggaactggatgagctttaagctcccttccaacccaaaccatgccatgattccatgataagGATCCACACCACCGATGAATGCAGACTGGGAATTTTGTTGTTCCTAGGAAAGTCTGTGAGATAAAGAAGCACCTGAAGAGGCTCAGCAAACACATCAGTGCCTGCAGTGTGGAGATGATGCAGTGCCAGGACTGCCTGCAGAGCGTAGGtgcccatgggggggtcccacccaggggtgctgctgCACAGACCCCCTGCTTCACACCCTGCCCACCCCATGCAGGAGCACATGTGTTAAGCAGGGAACACAGGAGTGCTTGAGCATCTTGCTGCAGTGCTTTGGGGGGGATCCACCCTGGAGATCTTCCCTATTTGGGCAAGGAATGGGAAGAGCTTTGGCAGCAGCACCGCTGGTCCTGAGCACTGCTTGACTGGGGTCCAGCACTGCAGCCCTGGGTCAGACCCACTGCCCCAGGGGCTGCTGAGCCTCTCCCATCCCACAGGCTCTGGACAGGTTTCTCCAGCCTGAGCAGCAGAGTCTGGCTCCagttcctcctgctccttcccccaTCCCCGTGAGCCAGGCACACCAGGACATGGCTTTCCGGTGAGTTGCGGTCCTGCCGTGTGTGATCCATGGGGTGCTCCAGCTGGCGCAGCTGCTCCCATAGGGAATGGGAggctgagcagcactggggtAAGGGGTGGTTGTGTCCCTGGCAGGATGCAGGAGCTCCTGGAGCAGATGAGGTCAGTAACTTGTGATCTCCAGCTCAACAACAGCATCATCGAGCGGTGAGTAAGagcacacagggatgctgctcccaCCCCTAACACCAGGATGGGGTGGTGGGACCGGATGGGCTCCATGGATATCCATGAAGGATTCCAGCCTGGGGAGCGCAACCACAGGTTCTGTTCCTGCAGGTTGcgtggggctgccccagctcctggtGAACTTGCAGCTGCCGAAGCCAACAGCAGGGAACACTCCCAGCACTTTGGGTCCAGGGCGATGGAGATGTCTGATGTTCATGTTTGAGGAGCTCCCTGTCTCCTACCTCTCCCCTCCAGCACTTTTGCACCATTCACCAGTGTTAGCTCTGAGGGGCTCGAACACCTTGAACCTTTGAAAGTTTGACCAGAAAATaagatgttttggggtttttgccttttaaaaagtgCTTGAAGTACTTCATGTTTTTCTAGTTTCTCTGTATCACCATGCCTGGTGGTGAAGAGGAAGAGGTTAACAGCTAAATTCTCTTTTGCCCTCCTGTTATGGGATTACTCCCACTTTTAACATACTTCTGGTCCCTGGAGTGGGCATGAGGGATGCTCTCTCTGATGGATGAGAGACTGGATCCAGCCCAGGACAGCTCCAGCAGTGGGAAGGTGGGAGCCACAGACCTCAGCCCACTGGTGCTGCCACCTCTCCTCCCATTTCCCCCCTTGGGTTTGGGAATAGGAAGCCAAAGGAGGATTCTCTTTTTGGGTATGTTTCCAGCCAATGCATTTGAGTCAACAGCAGTGGGGATGCTGAGAGTGCCTGCATGGACCTGCCCCTCCATAGAGAACACAGCTCCCGGCTCTGCACTTCACCTTTCCTCCCATTCCCTCGCTTGCCTCTTTGCTGGATGTGACACACATCAGCTAAAGCAAGAGCCTCCAGCCAAGCCTGGGCCTGCCCTGACCATGCTGCTTGCCCAGAGGCATCCCCAGCACCTCACCTGACAGAGGACAGGGCAAGGGGGTGCCTGCCGTGGATGCTCCTcaccctccccatggcaggggttagTTCCAGCCTCTGCTGGAGACCTGCGGGCACGTAAGGCAAAGCAGTGCAGCCCTGGAGCTGCACGCCTTGCTCTGAGCTCAGCCAGGAAGCAGAAcgaagcaggagcagcagctccagggctgtgctggcttTTCCTGCCTGTCAGAACAGGCCAAGCACGCCCAGGAAACCTTCCCGAGTGGAATTTGGCACCAAACTTCCCCATCCATTTTAACTGTAAAACCCAACATCCTGACTGTCAAACGCAGCCgcttgcagcagcagaggtggaaCGAAGCCATCCCTTAAAAGCTTTTCTCCCACATATTATTTTCTAGGATTCGCCTCGTTTTCCAAGGCACATTAGTTTTAATCCAGCTCGAATTCACTGACATCCCCTGTTGGAACAGGGCAGGGAGCCCAGGCAGGGTGTCCTGCCACACTTCCTTGGATTCAGTGGAGCTGCACTGATTCATACCAGCTGAGAGCTGGACCTGGGACATGTTTGGCTTTGGTAAAGAGGGATTTATTTCttggcaaaaggaaaagagaggctTTGCTAATAGCCCTTGTCAGGCTTCAGCTGCTGTAACAGCAGCTGCAAAGGGGACTCCCGGAATCCGAATGCAACAGGAACTTTCCTGCCAATGGTGatgagggatttttttccccgGATTACTTTAACCCTTGGCCTAAAAGAGCTTCCAATGGTGTCAGCCCTGAATGCCTGCAGAGGCCGCTGAGGGTAACGTCTCCATCCCATGCGAGCCCAAGCATCCGGTGTGGATAGAGGATGCTACATTTATTTGCACTGGAAGCCAAGGTCTGGGATGGCCCTGGAAGAGCCAATGTCCGGAATGGCTTTAGCAGGTTCCCAGCCAGATGCCAGGTAGATCTTTGCCCTCAGAAAcatcctttgctttcctgcaggTGATTTCTTACACAAGGAATGTTCTGTGGAGAGCACAGGATTAAATCCCAATTTGGGGAAACAATTTCCCTTCCCTGGGAATAAatctgctgctgttctcaggcaggagcagaggatgTGTGAAAGTGAATCAGGATCctgaatggggaagaaaaagatgctCCCCAAATGAATGTTGCTACTTAGCATGGAACAAGACTAGGATTTTCCAAGCTGTGTTATTCCTCTTTTGGTTTGAAGCTTTTATTAGGGACTGCTTATGGCATTAATCCTTTGTAACTCAGAGCCAGTGTTTTAATCCAGGCTTCAAATTAGAATCCTTGAAAAGGATTTAGACATCCTTGCCTTATCCTGTCCTCAAGAATCCATGAGTGACATCAAACAGCTTTCCATGAGCCCAGAAGCCGGGATGCACACAGCTCTATCTGGATgtagggaaaagggaaaatgtaatGAGGAAGAGTTTCTTCTTATGGTTCACAGCACAGACTCCCTCACCATGCAGAATGCACTGTTCTGTATCTTTTTCAGTCCATTTGTACATCACCCCTTTCACATGTACATCTCAAATAGCACCAGATACATCCTTGTGAAGATGCACCTCATCAAACTCAATGCCTCCCCCAGCCAGGGGGAAGGTGTAACGATGATGGGACCCTCATGCCCTTGTGTTCAAAGGAGGAGGGAGTCACTTGGTAATCAGTGCATCGAGGTAACAGAGGATCACCAGGTCCTAAAAGCTCCTTTGCTCAGGGGAGAGGTTTGCAGACGGGCGCTGGAGCCTGCCCGTCACATTTTCCCTTTGGCATTTCCCACAACCACAGCAGCCTCATCAGGGAGCGATAATTGCGTCGGCTCCTCCGCCCTCAGCATCGCCCCAGAGAAGGGCGCTTTGGCCAGGTGGGATGGGAGTGatgatggggtgggatggagccGACGCTGCAGGAAGCCCAGCGGGGATGTGCGCACTGCCCCGGGTCTGGAGAGGGGAGATACTTGCGGAGAGGGGTTCCTGGAAGGGATTCCCACGGGGGTGGGAATTGCGGGGAGGGGAATCCCACGGTGAAGATCGCCTGGGGGTGAAGGGGATGACAACAGCGATGGGCTCCATGGGGCGGGAGGGGTTTGGGCGGTGTCCATGGGAGGGGTCCCCCCGCAGGGCAGGTCCCGGTCCTCATGCCCCCCCCTCCAGCCGTGTCTCCTCCCCCGGGCCGGTCCCAGGCGCCTGCGCTGCGCTCCCGTAGCGTGGCCGGTCCCGGGGCTGTGCCCCCGCCCGCTTCCATGCGCCGGCTGCCGCCCGGCCCCAGCACGGTGATGGGCGGCCGGACCCCGGGGAGCCCCGGCGGGGCCCGGGCTGCTCGGCGGCGGCTGCGGCGGCGCAGCGGGACCCCCCGGCTGCTGCCCGACGTGCGGAGCATCTTCGTGGCACCGCGGGAGCCGGCGGAGCGCGGCCGCGGACACCGCTTCGGCCCTCGGCCCCCTCGCCGCGGATGGTGCGACCTGTGCGGGGAGGCGGTGCGGGAGCGAGCCCTGCGCTGCGAATGTGAGTGCTGCCTGCGCCCTGCCCgcaccctgccctgcctgcGCCCTGCCCGCAGCCCCGACCGGCACCCCTGCCTTGCCTGcgccctgcctgcacccctgtCCTGCCCGCAGCCCCGACCCGCACCTTGCCCGGGCTCTTCCTCCCGCAGCGCCAGAGCTGGACCCGCTCTTTCCCCCCTCTCTTTGCCCCCGGGTCCCCAAACCCCCGGTGCAGGGACCTGCCGGGAAGGGCTCCCTAGCACCGG is part of the Melopsittacus undulatus isolate bMelUnd1 chromosome 16, bMelUnd1.mat.Z, whole genome shotgun sequence genome and harbors:
- the RASSF5 gene encoding ras association domain-containing protein 5, which translates into the protein MPPPPAVSPPPGRSQAPALRSRSVAGPGAVPPPASMRRLPPGPSTVMGGRTPGSPGGARAARRRLRRRSGTPRLLPDVRSIFVAPREPAERGRGHRFGPRPPRRGWCDLCGEAVRERALRCEYCRYTCHQECLSLIQLDCRRPSQCQSQLSPEGTLLPPCSQVMDNQGKSILKFHRTPAWYWKLL